The Nitrospira sp. genome contains a region encoding:
- a CDS encoding DUF5069 domain-containing protein, translated as MTTDLEKVKALAKDLRKDYPRSPREKLGGYVIAARSVDKCRAFLLGMNGDYNYWPCSLAGQWFAFTGITPDQFKDVVATGAADSELADWIGKHSKVQNPDDVLKWNNRMRDMRLSEMTLQAQEYLENYIPKFVPSHRPVYVWFDVYDLEEKRM; from the coding sequence ATGACGACCGATCTTGAGAAGGTAAAGGCGCTGGCCAAAGATCTTCGCAAAGACTATCCTCGCAGCCCGCGCGAAAAGCTCGGCGGCTATGTGATCGCGGCCCGTTCCGTCGACAAGTGCCGGGCGTTCTTGCTGGGCATGAACGGCGACTACAACTATTGGCCCTGCTCATTGGCCGGACAGTGGTTCGCGTTCACCGGCATCACGCCGGACCAGTTCAAAGACGTCGTGGCGACAGGAGCCGCAGATAGCGAACTGGCCGACTGGATCGGCAAGCACTCCAAAGTGCAGAATCCCGATGACGTTCTGAAATGGAACAACAGGATGCGCGACATGCGGCTCAGCGAGATGACGCTCCAGGCGCAGGAGTATTTGGAAAACTACATTCCCAAGTTTGTCCCCAGCCATCGCCCTGTCTATGTCTGGTTCGATGTATATGACTTGGAAGAAAAGCGGATGTAA